One Nitrospira sp. DNA segment encodes these proteins:
- the trxA gene encoding thioredoxin, protein MAGDALKVTDATWDQDVMKASELVMVDFWAVWCGPCQMVAPIVDELATEYAGKLKVRKLNTDENPEIAGRYQVMSIPTILFFKNGQAVERLVGARPKRQFKELIDSLLAQHSGAA, encoded by the coding sequence GTGGCAGGCGATGCGTTGAAAGTGACGGATGCGACGTGGGATCAGGATGTCATGAAGGCGTCCGAGTTGGTCATGGTGGACTTTTGGGCGGTCTGGTGCGGACCTTGTCAGATGGTCGCTCCGATCGTCGATGAACTTGCAACAGAGTATGCCGGCAAGCTGAAGGTCCGCAAACTCAATACCGATGAAAATCCTGAAATTGCCGGCCGCTATCAAGTAATGAGTATTCCGACCATTTTATTCTTCAAGAACGGCCAAGCGGTCGAACGGCTTGTGGGTGCACGCCCGAAGCGCCAGTTCAAAGAGTTGATCGATTCGTTGCTCGCGCAACATTCCGGCGCTGCTTAG
- a CDS encoding 3',5'-cyclic-nucleotide phosphodiesterase — translation MNLRVLGCHGSGQLVSGERGPVQCGTCGFLLNDRLVVDAGTVGSRLYLEEQRRIRVVLLTHLHFDHIRELPTLADNLVGEIDEPVIIAAIPEVLDGLRRHIFNGVVYPDFFQLPDPAKPVFVSCELRPGRETQLCGFGVTPIRVNHVVPTVGFLLRDEDRTLLYSGDTYHTEELWQVAKGVSGLKAAFIESSFPDEMSELAKVAKHLTPALLAEEFAKIARPELPVFAYHLKPRFRDRIRQELGRLGIPQLTALEEGQTLVL, via the coding sequence ATGAATCTGCGGGTCTTGGGCTGTCATGGTTCGGGACAACTCGTCAGCGGTGAACGCGGTCCGGTGCAGTGCGGCACCTGCGGTTTCCTGCTCAATGATCGGCTGGTCGTGGATGCCGGCACGGTCGGTTCCCGACTGTACCTCGAGGAGCAACGGCGAATTCGGGTGGTCCTGCTGACTCACCTGCATTTCGATCATATTCGCGAGTTGCCGACGTTGGCCGACAATCTGGTCGGTGAGATTGATGAGCCGGTGATCATCGCCGCCATACCCGAAGTGTTGGATGGACTGCGCCGACACATTTTCAACGGAGTCGTCTATCCCGATTTTTTCCAGTTGCCCGACCCCGCCAAACCGGTCTTCGTGTCCTGTGAGTTGCGCCCCGGACGGGAGACCCAGTTGTGCGGATTTGGCGTGACGCCGATTCGAGTGAACCATGTGGTCCCGACGGTGGGATTTCTGCTGCGTGACGAGGACCGGACGCTGCTCTATAGCGGCGATACGTATCACACTGAGGAGCTCTGGCAGGTCGCCAAGGGGGTGTCCGGGTTGAAGGCCGCGTTTATTGAAAGTTCGTTTCCCGACGAGATGAGTGAATTGGCCAAAGTGGCGAAGCATCTCACGCCGGCGCTGTTGGCTGAGGAGTTTGCCAAAATCGCGCGACCCGAGTTGCCGGTCTTCGCGTACCATCTCAAACCGCGTTTTCGCGATCGGATCCGTCAGGAGCTTGGTCGACTGGGTATTCCGCAGTTGACCGCGCTTGAAGAGGGCCAAACCCTTGTACTATAG
- the moaA gene encoding GTP 3',8-cyclase MoaA, whose translation MDQNTLDTPVPTIYDRLGRPLRSLRLSVTDRCNLRCKYCMPEDDYAWLPRDTILTFEEMAELTAVFTELGVDKVRLTGGEPLLRRDLPRFVRQLSENRRISEIALTSNGVLMADQAADLSFAGLNRVTISLDTLRADRFRTLTKRDLHHQVFDGIKAVIQAGFPSLKFDTVIIKGYNDDELIDLIEYGKTVGGEVRFIEYMDVGGATDWSMNQVLSRADMLELIGHHYGGVTPLVENSVAPAERFQLPDGTVFGIIPSTTTPFCRSCDRSRLTADGMWYLCLYAKDGLDLRAPLRQGRTRDELKALITAAWEGRADRGAEERKALEALGLREQRLIEINRLREDPHLEMHARGG comes from the coding sequence ATGGACCAAAACACGCTCGATACACCAGTCCCGACCATATACGACCGCTTGGGGCGCCCGCTTCGCAGCCTGCGCCTCTCTGTGACCGACCGCTGCAATCTTCGGTGCAAGTATTGTATGCCCGAGGACGACTATGCTTGGTTGCCGCGCGACACCATCCTGACGTTTGAGGAGATGGCCGAACTCACCGCGGTCTTCACCGAGTTAGGCGTGGACAAGGTGCGTCTCACCGGCGGCGAGCCGTTGTTGCGACGCGATTTGCCGCGGTTTGTGCGGCAACTGTCTGAAAATCGCCGGATCAGCGAAATCGCCCTCACGAGCAATGGCGTCCTCATGGCGGACCAGGCCGCCGACCTGTCGTTTGCCGGGTTGAACCGTGTGACGATCAGCTTGGACACCCTGCGGGCGGACCGGTTCCGCACCTTGACCAAGCGTGATCTGCACCACCAGGTGTTCGACGGCATCAAGGCCGTCATTCAGGCCGGGTTCCCCTCGCTGAAATTCGATACGGTCATTATCAAGGGGTACAACGACGACGAACTCATCGACCTCATCGAATACGGCAAGACGGTGGGGGGCGAGGTGCGGTTCATTGAGTATATGGATGTCGGAGGGGCCACGGATTGGTCCATGAATCAGGTGCTCTCCCGGGCGGACATGTTGGAGCTGATCGGTCATCACTATGGCGGAGTCACGCCGTTGGTGGAGAACAGTGTGGCACCGGCCGAACGGTTTCAGCTGCCTGACGGCACCGTCTTCGGCATTATTCCGTCGACCACGACACCCTTCTGCCGCTCCTGCGATCGCAGTCGGCTGACGGCTGACGGGATGTGGTACCTCTGTCTGTATGCCAAGGACGGCCTTGATCTTCGCGCTCCCCTCCGGCAAGGGCGTACCCGTGACGAATTGAAAGCCTTGATCACTGCCGCGTGGGAAGGGCGGGCGGATCGCGGCGCTGAGGAACGCAAAGCGCTTGAAGCCTTGGGGCTGCGAGAACAACGTCTCATCGAAATCAACCGGCTCCGTGAAGATCCCCACCTGGAAATGCATGCGCGCGGGGGATGA
- the recN gene encoding DNA repair protein RecN, with the protein MLTELRISNFGVIEQLAVTFGSGFIVFTGETGAGKSLLIDAVTLLVGGRASADQIRAQADEADLEAAFQLPPGHSLLLLLQEKGFARPGETEMVIRRVISRTGRNRTYLNGNLCPVHLLEELGGALVDVHGQHEQQSLLSPAVQVDALDAYGRLHPLRQEYQTAHKAWSEQVAQLEAVSTQIARRREREDLLRFQFREISEAGIEAGEEAKLEQERPRLMHSQQLGECADQLHEALYAGEQSVLSQLASARKLLSRMESIDSSTADWAKIVDDAIVPLKELAAQVRHYRDQVEANPARLAEIEQRLDRLQRLSKKYGGSLEAMLDLQESLRAQLDQLDTAESHLQELTRAVEARRQNVSEAAERLTRKRSEAAKKLTAAVTKELGALRMERTRFLVEVSRVSGDEPYGLTGQDAVEFVFSANPGEPLKSLAKVASGGELSRVMLALKTILADTDRVPVLIFDEVDAGVGGAVAEVMGARLRDLSRHHQVLCVTHLPQVGSQAHAHYVVEKQVRQKRTLTQVRKLTSEEREAEIARMLAGVTVTKTARAAAAEMIESAKDRRS; encoded by the coding sequence ATGCTGACCGAGCTGCGCATTTCGAATTTCGGCGTCATCGAGCAGCTGGCCGTCACCTTCGGCTCCGGTTTCATCGTGTTCACCGGTGAAACCGGGGCCGGAAAATCTCTTCTCATCGATGCGGTGACTCTCCTCGTCGGGGGCCGTGCCTCCGCAGACCAGATTCGCGCCCAGGCTGACGAGGCCGATCTGGAAGCTGCCTTTCAATTGCCCCCTGGGCATTCCCTCCTTCTGCTGCTTCAAGAGAAAGGATTTGCGCGTCCCGGTGAGACGGAGATGGTCATCCGGCGTGTCATCTCTCGCACGGGCCGCAACCGGACGTATCTAAACGGCAATCTGTGCCCCGTTCATCTGTTGGAGGAACTGGGCGGTGCATTAGTGGATGTGCACGGGCAGCATGAGCAACAGTCGCTGCTGTCGCCCGCCGTTCAGGTCGATGCGTTGGATGCCTACGGCAGACTCCACCCCCTTCGTCAGGAATACCAGACCGCCCACAAGGCATGGAGCGAACAGGTGGCGCAGCTGGAGGCGGTCTCGACGCAGATTGCTCGTCGGCGCGAGCGAGAGGACCTGCTGCGATTTCAATTCCGGGAGATTTCCGAAGCCGGTATCGAGGCGGGTGAAGAGGCGAAGCTTGAGCAGGAACGGCCGCGACTGATGCACAGCCAACAACTGGGAGAGTGTGCGGATCAACTCCACGAGGCGCTCTATGCGGGAGAGCAGAGCGTCTTGAGTCAGCTGGCGTCTGCGCGCAAGCTGCTCTCTCGAATGGAGTCGATCGATAGTAGCACGGCCGACTGGGCAAAAATTGTGGATGACGCGATCGTTCCCCTGAAAGAGCTGGCCGCGCAGGTGCGCCACTATCGTGATCAGGTGGAAGCGAATCCGGCGCGATTGGCGGAGATCGAACAGCGGCTCGATCGATTACAACGCCTCAGCAAGAAATACGGCGGATCACTGGAGGCTATGTTGGATCTGCAGGAGTCTCTCCGCGCCCAACTGGATCAGTTGGATACCGCAGAGTCGCACCTGCAGGAATTGACCCGCGCCGTTGAGGCGAGGCGGCAGAACGTCAGTGAGGCGGCGGAGCGGTTGACCCGCAAGCGCAGTGAGGCGGCCAAGAAGCTTACGGCAGCGGTGACCAAGGAGTTGGGCGCTCTCCGGATGGAACGGACTCGTTTCCTGGTAGAGGTCTCGCGCGTGTCTGGTGATGAGCCATACGGGCTGACTGGACAGGATGCTGTGGAGTTTGTCTTCTCGGCGAACCCGGGAGAACCGCTCAAGTCATTGGCGAAGGTCGCGTCGGGAGGAGAACTGTCTCGCGTCATGTTGGCCTTGAAAACGATCCTGGCCGACACTGATCGGGTCCCGGTACTGATTTTCGATGAGGTGGACGCGGGGGTTGGAGGGGCGGTCGCCGAGGTGATGGGCGCGCGCCTTCGAGACCTCAGCCGTCACCATCAAGTGTTGTGTGTCACGCATCTTCCCCAAGTCGGATCGCAGGCCCATGCCCATTACGTGGTCGAAAAACAGGTTCGGCAAAAGCGCACGTTGACGCAGGTTCGGAAGCTGACGTCCGAGGAGCGTGAAGCGGAAATTGCGCGGATGCTGGCCGGGGTGACCGTGACCAAGACAGCCAGGGCAGCGGCCGCGGAGATGATTGAAAGCGCGAAAGACCGGCGGTCGTGA
- a CDS encoding bifunctional folylpolyglutamate synthase/dihydrofolate synthase: MAMMTYPATVQFLYGLQQHGIKLGLETIRALLARVGDPHRGYPVVHIGGTNGKGSTAAMTASMLQAAGHRVGLYTSPHLVDFRERIRVDGVMIPEARVSALVEVLREAAAPDLAPTFFEFTTALACRYFAECRVDVAVLEVGLGGRFDATNVVTPLASAITSIGLDHEAYLGSTIEAIAFEKAGIVKPGAPVVLGRMDAPARQVIEERASHEGAPVYSLDREFRCDGDSTADCGYTGLKRAYQHLHCPLQGRFQLDNLACALALIELAHDEGLVVPETAVRTGLQQVAWEGRMEVLGQGPMIVVDGAHNPAAARVLADALADWRRAHPGGHVTLIVGMMRDKHPKEFLAPLLPLADTLILTQADLPRASTGAELRALLAEVAPSALVAPTPADAMALAKRSATPSDLICVTGSLMLVGEIKALFRGCSLSPVRG; this comes from the coding sequence ATGGCCATGATGACGTATCCCGCCACAGTGCAGTTCCTCTACGGCCTACAACAGCACGGCATCAAGTTGGGGTTGGAGACGATTCGCGCGTTGCTTGCCCGGGTGGGTGATCCACACCGTGGGTATCCGGTGGTACACATCGGCGGGACCAACGGGAAGGGGTCAACGGCGGCGATGACGGCTTCGATGCTGCAGGCGGCTGGGCATCGCGTGGGACTCTACACGTCACCGCATCTGGTCGATTTTCGCGAACGCATCCGGGTCGACGGCGTCATGATTCCGGAAGCGCGTGTCAGTGCGTTGGTTGAGGTCTTGCGCGAGGCGGCGGCGCCTGATCTGGCCCCGACCTTTTTTGAATTCACGACGGCGCTCGCGTGTCGATATTTTGCGGAGTGTCGGGTGGATGTGGCGGTGCTCGAAGTCGGATTGGGTGGGCGATTCGATGCCACGAATGTGGTGACCCCGCTGGCGTCGGCGATTACCAGCATCGGCCTCGATCATGAGGCCTACCTGGGCTCGACCATCGAGGCGATTGCGTTTGAGAAGGCCGGGATCGTGAAGCCGGGAGCGCCCGTTGTGCTCGGTCGGATGGATGCGCCGGCCCGGCAGGTCATCGAGGAGCGCGCGTCACACGAGGGCGCACCGGTCTATAGTCTCGACCGCGAGTTTCGCTGCGACGGTGATTCAACGGCGGATTGCGGGTACACCGGACTGAAGCGGGCGTATCAGCATCTGCACTGTCCGCTGCAAGGGCGGTTTCAGCTCGACAATCTGGCCTGTGCCCTGGCTCTGATCGAGTTGGCTCACGACGAGGGCTTGGTGGTGCCGGAGACGGCCGTGCGGACGGGCCTGCAGCAGGTGGCCTGGGAGGGCCGCATGGAAGTGCTTGGGCAGGGACCGATGATCGTGGTCGACGGCGCACACAATCCCGCCGCGGCGCGTGTGCTTGCCGATGCGCTCGCCGACTGGCGCCGTGCACACCCAGGCGGCCACGTCACGCTCATCGTCGGAATGATGCGCGATAAACATCCGAAAGAATTCCTGGCCCCGCTGCTGCCGTTGGCCGATACCCTGATTCTCACCCAGGCCGATCTCCCGCGCGCCTCCACCGGTGCTGAACTTCGTGCCTTGCTCGCGGAGGTTGCGCCGAGTGCATTGGTGGCGCCGACGCCGGCGGATGCGATGGCGTTGGCCAAACGTTCCGCGACCCCGTCCGATCTGATTTGTGTCACGGGCTCCTTGATGCTGGTCGGCGAGATCAAGGCCCTTTTCCGAGGGTGTTCCCTCTCACCTGTTCGTGGTTGA
- the moaC gene encoding cyclic pyranopterin monophosphate synthase MoaC: MAEFTHFNESGRARMVDVGAKASTERLATAQAMVFLQPETLEKIQQGKIAKGDVLSVAQVAGVMGAKRTPDLIPMCHPILLTSVDISFHEVSQPNDQGRCSITITATAKTNGPTGVEMEAMTAASVAALTIYDMCKAVDRGMSFGDICLVTKSGGKSGTYQRPVPV, translated from the coding sequence ATGGCCGAGTTTACTCATTTCAATGAATCGGGGCGGGCGCGGATGGTCGATGTCGGGGCGAAGGCCTCCACGGAGCGTCTCGCGACGGCGCAAGCGATGGTGTTCCTTCAACCGGAAACCCTTGAAAAGATTCAGCAGGGAAAGATCGCCAAGGGCGATGTGCTCTCTGTTGCGCAGGTGGCGGGCGTGATGGGGGCGAAGCGCACGCCGGATTTGATTCCGATGTGCCATCCGATCCTCCTGACGAGCGTGGATATCTCCTTTCACGAGGTGAGCCAGCCGAACGACCAAGGGCGTTGTTCCATCACGATTACGGCCACGGCCAAGACAAATGGCCCCACGGGCGTGGAGATGGAAGCGATGACGGCGGCGTCGGTGGCCGCGTTGACGATTTATGATATGTGCAAGGCGGTGGACCGGGGGATGAGCTTCGGCGACATCTGCCTGGTGACGAAATCGGGTGGAAAGTCCGGCACCTATCAACGCCCGGTTCCAGTGTAA
- a CDS encoding MoaD/ThiS family protein — MVTVRLFGMTKLLAGNQGTLSLALPEGRRVKDLVAVIDAAYPKIGELLHKKKVLVSVNQDIAHEDLEVQDGDEIALLPPFAGGSDGC; from the coding sequence ATGGTGACGGTACGACTGTTCGGCATGACGAAACTGTTGGCGGGTAACCAGGGGACCCTGTCCCTGGCCTTGCCCGAGGGCAGGCGGGTCAAAGACCTCGTGGCCGTGATCGATGCGGCCTATCCGAAGATCGGCGAGTTGCTGCACAAGAAGAAGGTGCTCGTGTCGGTCAATCAGGATATCGCCCACGAAGACCTGGAAGTGCAGGACGGGGATGAAATTGCCCTGCTGCCGCCGTTTGCCGGCGGGAGTGACGGATGCTGA
- a CDS encoding molybdenum cofactor biosynthesis protein MoaE, with amino-acid sequence MSLEQVTNADQPLTDDEAMLVRVQREDFSIDEELRRVRARSKRIGGIAIFLGTARDRSKGKDVDGITFEHYEGMAQKKLRDIRERALKDFGVIELLILHRYGEIGIGDNIVLIIAGAEHRAEAFQACKWAIDELKQITPIWKLEHTPDGEVWVEEHP; translated from the coding sequence ATGAGTCTTGAACAGGTCACCAACGCCGACCAGCCCCTCACCGACGATGAGGCGATGTTGGTCCGAGTGCAGCGTGAGGATTTCTCGATCGATGAAGAGCTCCGTCGCGTGCGCGCGCGTTCAAAGCGCATCGGCGGGATTGCGATATTTTTAGGTACGGCACGGGATCGTTCCAAAGGCAAGGATGTGGACGGCATTACCTTCGAACATTACGAAGGCATGGCCCAGAAGAAGCTGCGGGACATCCGCGAGCGGGCCCTCAAAGATTTCGGCGTGATCGAATTGCTGATCCTGCACCGGTATGGCGAGATCGGCATCGGCGACAACATCGTGTTGATCATTGCCGGTGCCGAACATCGGGCGGAAGCCTTTCAGGCCTGTAAATGGGCCATCGACGAACTGAAACAAATTACCCCCATTTGGAAGCTCGAACACACCCCCGATGGAGAGGTGTGGGTCGAGGAGCACCCATAG
- a CDS encoding LPS-assembly protein LptD → MGPDRYPVHTPWSAAGRSALGLVAFLLSVLLMAPLLLRDVVWAQSTVTTPSPTNQPLTITAERIDHLQEQDVYEADGSVVITQGTLRLTADHVTINSLPGTLVATGHVHFQDPYSDLKSERLELNVNTEAGVVTHGSMYVRPSNSFFTGRSIRRLSEDHYRIKDGTFTNCDAKDGEVPAWRFTFEDLDVNTGESIGMKRAWLCMQDTPIIPVPTLTYPLVNRHSGFLIPTPGYDNRFGLHYQQGYFWAINPSQDLTIAPSYYNNLGYGSDFTYRYYLNRRSSGQWFASFLQQTKLPNVSGVDQVNQDERRLRGMISGQHSQQVTETLMVRGQASFVSDRQYLQQLSNSGTQRASPSGESTLLATQRLPYGSAYFLGQYLQPLNSGGPDTFQRLPEVGYVLPNTSPFGMPLLLNLDTNFVNFYREQGFAVNRMDFMPGVTTDVMDVGHVIGLTPHFKFKEVYYTRGIQEASPLHRETFWAAMDATSKLSRRYTGGEGGSFLHTIEPSVMYEYVPGSDQSKIAQIDQIDDIPKKNLLTYSLRTKLLEQKVNGQSFNWLDLTVAQSYHVGAVQTRAREFTPGVLPFLGTLTQPLQPATVDVQGRKMSDVWLRAVIGNTAPEFLRPPGQTEALGKNITAGQILPPMNSYLTVDAFVDPYRGTFSQWNTDLRVQQSNYWYFEVGQRFSHDGNRVRRGDIWNPISFNEVYAPTKEIQFATLGGGFRTPWGWTIGAKGYYDVKGGRSPEYDVVALYQNPCKCWSLGLYYLQFPDRQSYSFMLSMTGIGWTENFGTIVAKTILGPLLVGDRGLPWAAPGGPYGRVTNPLPLQSMPMGRY, encoded by the coding sequence ATGGGGCCAGACCGTTACCCCGTGCATACGCCTTGGTCCGCAGCCGGCCGCTCGGCACTCGGGCTGGTGGCGTTCCTCCTCAGTGTCCTGCTCATGGCGCCGCTGCTCCTGCGTGACGTCGTGTGGGCGCAATCGACGGTGACGACGCCGTCACCCACCAATCAGCCCCTCACGATCACTGCCGAGCGAATCGACCACCTCCAAGAACAAGACGTGTATGAGGCCGATGGATCCGTGGTCATCACGCAGGGAACGCTGCGACTGACCGCCGATCATGTGACTATCAACTCGCTGCCCGGCACGCTCGTCGCGACCGGACATGTGCATTTCCAGGATCCGTATTCCGATCTGAAGTCCGAACGGTTGGAGTTGAACGTCAATACTGAGGCCGGGGTGGTGACGCATGGGTCGATGTACGTCCGGCCGAGCAATTCGTTTTTTACCGGGCGCAGCATCCGGCGACTGTCTGAGGATCACTATCGCATCAAGGACGGAACCTTCACGAATTGCGACGCGAAGGACGGGGAAGTGCCGGCCTGGCGGTTCACGTTCGAGGATCTCGATGTGAATACCGGGGAGAGCATCGGGATGAAGCGAGCCTGGCTCTGTATGCAGGATACGCCGATCATTCCCGTGCCGACGTTGACCTATCCCTTGGTGAACCGGCACAGCGGATTTCTCATTCCCACGCCGGGATATGACAACCGGTTCGGGTTACACTACCAGCAGGGCTATTTCTGGGCGATCAATCCCAGTCAGGATTTGACCATCGCGCCCTCGTATTACAACAACCTCGGCTACGGCAGCGACTTTACTTATCGCTATTATCTGAACCGTCGGTCGAGCGGGCAGTGGTTCGCGAGTTTTCTGCAGCAAACCAAATTGCCGAATGTGTCGGGGGTGGATCAAGTCAACCAGGATGAGCGGCGGTTGCGCGGGATGATCAGCGGCCAGCACTCGCAGCAGGTGACGGAGACGCTGATGGTGCGCGGGCAGGCGTCGTTCGTATCCGATCGGCAGTATCTGCAACAACTCAGCAATTCAGGTACTCAACGGGCATCCCCCAGCGGTGAATCGACCTTGCTGGCGACGCAGCGGCTTCCCTACGGAAGTGCCTATTTCCTGGGCCAGTATCTGCAGCCGTTGAACTCCGGCGGTCCCGACACGTTTCAACGCCTCCCTGAAGTGGGGTACGTCCTGCCGAACACTTCACCGTTCGGGATGCCGTTGCTCCTGAACCTCGATACGAATTTCGTGAATTTTTATCGCGAGCAGGGATTCGCGGTGAATCGCATGGATTTCATGCCCGGGGTGACGACCGATGTGATGGATGTCGGACACGTGATCGGGTTGACGCCGCATTTCAAATTTAAGGAGGTCTATTACACACGCGGCATTCAGGAAGCCAGTCCGCTGCATCGCGAAACGTTTTGGGCGGCCATGGATGCCACCTCAAAATTGAGTCGCCGGTACACCGGCGGGGAGGGTGGAAGTTTCCTCCATACGATTGAACCGAGCGTGATGTATGAATACGTACCGGGCAGCGATCAAAGTAAGATTGCGCAGATCGACCAGATCGATGACATTCCCAAGAAGAACCTGCTGACCTACTCCCTCCGGACCAAGTTGCTGGAGCAGAAGGTGAACGGGCAGAGTTTCAACTGGCTGGACCTGACGGTGGCGCAGAGTTACCACGTGGGGGCGGTGCAGACCCGTGCGAGGGAATTTACGCCCGGCGTGTTGCCGTTCCTGGGCACCTTGACGCAGCCCTTGCAACCGGCCACGGTGGACGTGCAGGGGCGAAAAATGTCCGATGTGTGGCTGCGGGCGGTGATCGGCAATACGGCGCCCGAGTTCCTGCGTCCTCCCGGACAAACCGAAGCGCTGGGAAAAAACATCACGGCTGGTCAGATCCTGCCGCCGATGAATTCGTATCTGACGGTCGATGCGTTTGTGGATCCCTATCGCGGGACGTTCAGCCAGTGGAATACCGATTTGCGGGTTCAACAATCGAATTACTGGTACTTCGAAGTCGGGCAACGATTCAGCCACGATGGGAACCGGGTCCGGCGCGGTGACATTTGGAACCCCATCTCCTTCAATGAGGTGTATGCGCCGACCAAGGAGATTCAGTTCGCCACGCTCGGCGGCGGATTCCGGACGCCGTGGGGATGGACCATCGGTGCCAAGGGATATTACGATGTCAAAGGTGGTCGTAGCCCGGAATACGACGTCGTCGCCTTGTATCAGAATCCGTGTAAGTGCTGGTCGCTCGGTCTCTACTATCTGCAGTTCCCGGATCGTCAGAGTTATTCCTTCATGCTCAGCATGACCGGCATCGGGTGGACGGAAAACTTCGGCACGATTGTGGCCAAGACCATCTTAGGTCCTCTGTTGGTCGGAGACCGAGGCTTGCCCTGGGCGGCACCGGGAGGCCCCTATGGCCGGGTGACGAATCCGTTACCTCTGCAGTCCATGCCCATGGGACGGTATTAG
- a CDS encoding acetyl-CoA carboxylase carboxyltransferase subunit beta produces MAWFKKGKTEEAEPPKRSKAAEGMWLKCNHCREIVYRKEVDRNNKVCPKCDYHFPISVIERINLLVDLGTFKEWDPELEPQDPLQFQDTRTYKDRIKAQQEKTGRKDAMVIGQGAVNGRKVALCVFDFGFMGGSMGSVVGEKICRAVDRALEGRMPLILVTASGGARMQEGILSLMQMAKTSAAVAKLGEAKLPFISILADPTFGGVTASIAMLGDVIIAEPKALIGFAGPRVIEQTIKQQLPDQFQRAEFLLDHGMIDMIVERKQLKEAVSTLVGHF; encoded by the coding sequence ATGGCGTGGTTTAAAAAAGGAAAAACCGAAGAGGCCGAGCCCCCCAAGCGCTCCAAGGCGGCGGAGGGCATGTGGCTGAAGTGTAACCATTGCCGGGAGATCGTCTATCGCAAAGAGGTGGATCGAAACAATAAGGTCTGCCCGAAGTGCGACTATCATTTCCCGATCTCGGTCATCGAACGCATCAATCTGTTGGTCGACCTGGGCACGTTCAAGGAGTGGGATCCCGAACTGGAGCCACAAGACCCGCTGCAATTTCAGGACACACGCACGTATAAGGACCGGATCAAGGCGCAGCAGGAAAAGACCGGCCGCAAGGACGCCATGGTCATCGGCCAGGGCGCGGTCAACGGCCGCAAGGTCGCGCTGTGTGTGTTCGATTTTGGATTCATGGGCGGCAGCATGGGGTCGGTCGTCGGCGAAAAGATTTGTCGCGCGGTCGATCGTGCACTCGAGGGGCGCATGCCGTTGATTCTTGTGACGGCGTCCGGCGGCGCACGCATGCAGGAGGGAATTCTCTCGCTCATGCAAATGGCAAAAACTTCTGCGGCGGTGGCGAAGCTCGGTGAAGCGAAGCTCCCGTTCATTTCGATTCTGGCCGATCCGACCTTCGGCGGCGTCACCGCGAGTATTGCCATGTTGGGGGATGTCATCATTGCCGAGCCGAAAGCGCTGATCGGATTTGCCGGGCCGCGCGTGATCGAGCAAACGATCAAACAGCAATTGCCGGACCAGTTCCAACGAGCCGAATTCCTGCTCGATCACGGCATGATTGACATGATCGTCGAACGCAAGCAGTTGAAAGAAGCGGTCAGCACGCTGGTCGGACATTTCTAG